CCTCGCGCAGGGCGGCCGCGAGCACCTCGCTCTCGCCGGTCAGCTCCGCCGTGCCCTGCGGGCCGACCCACGGAATCGCGGTGACCACGACGGCGTCGCAGGCGTCGTCCCGCAGGGCCTCGGCGAGGGCGGCGCGGAAGTCGTCGGGGGTCGCGGCGGTGGTCAGGTCGCGGGGCGGCAGCGGGCGCAGGCCCTCGGTGAGGCAGGCGTCGTACGAGAGGAGTCCCAGCGACTCGGAGTTGCCGAGGATGGCGACGCGGGGCCCACGGGGCAGGGCCTGTCCGGCGAGCAGCAGGCCGGCGTCGACCAGCTCGGTGACCGTGTCCACGCGGATGACCCCGGCCTGGCGCAGCAGCGCGGACACCGTCGTGTGCGGGATGCGGGTGGCGGGCACGGCGTGGCCGGGGGGCGCGCTGCCGCTGTGCCGGGCGCCCTTGACGACGACGACCGGTTTGACGGCGGCGGTGCGGCGGGCGAGCCGGGTGAACTTGCGGGGGTTGCCGATGGACTCCAGGTACAGCAGGACGACGTCCGTTTCGGGGTCCTCGTACCAGTACTGGAGGAGGTCGTTGCCCGAGACGTCGGCGCGGTTCCCGGCCGAGACGAACGACGACACCCCGGCGCCGCGCTGGTGCAGCCCGGACAGCAGGGCGATGCCGATGGCGCCGGACTGGGTGAACAGGCCGATTCGCCCGGTGGCGGGGAGCTGCGGGGCGAGGGAGGCGTTGAGGCGGGTGCCGTCCGCGGTGTTGATCACGCCGAAGGCGTTGGGGCCGATGACGCGCATCCCGTACGAGCGGGCCTGCCGCACCAGGGCCCGCTGGCGCTCCCGCCCGGCGGGGCCGCTCTCGGCGTACCCGGCGGACAGGACGACGACGCCGCGCACGCCGTGTTCGCCGCAGTCGGCGACGGCGTCGGGGACGTGTTCGGCGCGTACGGCGATGACGGCGAGGTCCACCGGGCCGCCGTCGATGTCGCCCAGGGTGCGGTGGGCGGGGACGCCGTCCAGGGTGGCCGTTCCCTCGGGGAGGGCGCGGTTCACGGCGTACAGGCGCCCGGTGAAGCCGGAGTCGGCGAGGTTGCGCAGGACGGTGCGGCCGACACCGCCCGGCGCCCGGCCCGCGCCGAGCACGGCGACGGAGCCGGGGGCGAGGAGCCGCTGTACGGAACGGGCCTCGGCGCGCTGTTCGCGGGCGCGCTGGACGGCCAGCGAGCGGTCGGTGGGCTCCAGGTCGAGGTGGAGGCGTACGGCGCCGTCCTCGAAGCTGCGCTTCTGGGTGTACCCGGCGTCCGTGAACACCTTGATCATCTTGGTGTTGGCGGGCAGCACCTCCGCCGCGAACCGCCTGATGCCGCGCTCGCGGGCGACGGCGGCGATGTGCTCCAGCAGGGCGGAGGCGACGCCGCGGCCCTGATGGGCGTCCTGGACGAGGAAGGCGACCTCGGCCTCGTCGGCGGGGGCGGTGGCGGGGCGGCCCAGGGCGTCGATCCGGTCGTAGCGGACCGTCGCGATGAACTCGTCGCCGATCGTCGCGGCCAGACCGACCCGGTCCACGTAGTCGTGGTGGGTGAAATGGCGCACGTCCTTCGCGGAGAGCCGGGGATACGGCGCGAAGAACCTGTAGTACTTCGACTCGTCCGAGACCTGCTCGTAGAAGCTGACCAGGCGCTCGGCGTCGTCCGTGGTGATCGGTCTGATCCGCGCGGTGCCGCCGTCGCGGAGCACCACGTCGGCTTCCCAGTGGTCGGGGTACGCGTGCGCCGAGTGCGCCGACTGGTCGGACGGGTTCAGCATGGGGCAAGGGTACGGCGCCGTTCCGGCACCGCGCCGAACATGAGACACTGGTCTAGACAACCACTAGCACTTGAAGGGCAACACCATGGCTGAGCGCCGCGTCAACGTCGGTTGGGCCGAGGGCCTGCACGCCCGCCCCGCCTCCATCTTCGTCCGTGCCGCCACGGCCTCCGGCGTCCCGGTGACGATCGCCAAGTCCGGTGGCAACCCGGTCAACGCCGCGTCGATGCTCGCGGTGCTCGGCCTGGGCGCGCAGGGTGGCGAGGAGATCGTTCTCGCCTCCGACGCCGAGGGCGCGGACGTGGCGCTGGACCGCCTGGCGAAGCTGGTCGCCGAGGGCCTCGAGGAGCTTCCCGAGACCGTCTGACGGCTGTCGGCACCACCGCGGAGCCGCACCACCCGGGACCGGGGGTGCGGCTCTTCCGCTTCTGGTCCGGGGCCGGCCGCGCCCACGAGGGGGGCGGCGGCGCCACGTCGGCCCGCCTGGGGCTTTCGGCTGACGAGGCGGCCCTCTCCCAGCCGACCGGATGATCTCGGGGTGGATTCCCTCCGGCGAATTCCTTCACCGGGTTTCTGCCCGACGGGCGGTTCTCGCCCGACAGTGAATTCCCGCCCGACGCCATTGCTGCCCGAAGGCGATTCGCGGGCCCCCTTCGACGGCGGGCCGTGTTCAGACAGCGGGAAAGCAGCCGCCTTTTCCGCTGCCTCTTGTATACGGCCCCGATGTTAATCGCGGGCTGCGGCGGTGTTTACGGGATGTTGCGGATTCCTCACGCGGTCCGCGCGGCGCAGCCGGTGCACGCCGCGCCACCGCTCCACGTGCTGGGCGGTGAGCGCCCTGGCCCGCTCGGCGTCGCCCCGGGCGACGGCGTCCACGATGGCGCCGTGCTCCGCCCACACCTCGGCGGGGCGGGCCGGCTCGTCCACCGTGTACATCCAGGCGGTCTTGTGGCGCAGCTGGGTGAGCAGCGAGGTCAGGCCGGGGCTGGCGGACGCCTGGGCGAGCGTCTCGTGGAACCAGTCGCCCAACGACCGCAGATCCTCGCCCTGACGACGGCGGGCCCGCTCCTGGCCCAGGCGTACGAGGCCGCGCAGCACCTTCAGATGGGCGTCGGTCCGCCGCTGGGCGGCGCGGGCGGCGCCCAGCGGCTCCAGCAGCACCCGCATCTCCAGCAGGTCGGCGGCGTCCTGCTCGGTCGGCTCGGCGACGCACGCGCCGACATGGCGGCGGGAGACGACGAAGCCCTCGGACTCCAGGGTGCGCAGCGCCTCGCGGACCGGAACGCGGGAGACCCCGTAGCGGCGGGCGAGCTGCTCCTCGGCGAGGCGGCTGCCGCGCGCCAGCACCCCGGAGACGATGTCCGCCCGGATCGCCGTGCATACCGAGTGCGCGGGAACGCGCATACCGAACCCCCGAATCGCTCCGCCCGCCGTTTTTCCGCGCGGTTTCTCCACGCGGTTTCTCCGCGCGACACCCATCAGCCCGACGCTGTTCGGCGACTCTATGACAATGCGGCGCCTTTTCCGATACCGGGCCGGAATTCATGGTCGATTCTTGGCCGACGCCGGGAGTCGG
This genomic window from Streptomyces thermolilacinus SPC6 contains:
- a CDS encoding bifunctional acetate--CoA ligase family protein/GNAT family N-acetyltransferase is translated as MLNPSDQSAHSAHAYPDHWEADVVLRDGGTARIRPITTDDAERLVSFYEQVSDESKYYRFFAPYPRLSAKDVRHFTHHDYVDRVGLAATIGDEFIATVRYDRIDALGRPATAPADEAEVAFLVQDAHQGRGVASALLEHIAAVARERGIRRFAAEVLPANTKMIKVFTDAGYTQKRSFEDGAVRLHLDLEPTDRSLAVQRAREQRAEARSVQRLLAPGSVAVLGAGRAPGGVGRTVLRNLADSGFTGRLYAVNRALPEGTATLDGVPAHRTLGDIDGGPVDLAVIAVRAEHVPDAVADCGEHGVRGVVVLSAGYAESGPAGRERQRALVRQARSYGMRVIGPNAFGVINTADGTRLNASLAPQLPATGRIGLFTQSGAIGIALLSGLHQRGAGVSSFVSAGNRADVSGNDLLQYWYEDPETDVVLLYLESIGNPRKFTRLARRTAAVKPVVVVKGARHSGSAPPGHAVPATRIPHTTVSALLRQAGVIRVDTVTELVDAGLLLAGQALPRGPRVAILGNSESLGLLSYDACLTEGLRPLPPRDLTTAATPDDFRAALAEALRDDACDAVVVTAIPWVGPQGTAELTGESEVLAAALREACATSPAKPVVVVHVELGALADALAAATSTAPAREHRAPADPTAPAAPAGAPDTAPPPVPPYGRPGPFGYPAPYGRSAPPPPTAAPAPPAKSRAEDLADSPAEAPAPRNIPAYPAAERAVRALAEAVRYADWRRKAADPGRVPEHEGIDETGAAAQIDQLLGTPPTGEAGRAPEPHGITLSPDAARELLARYGIPVRPVLPATDPDTAVRAAARLGYPVALKTTAPHLRHRPDLGGVRLDLATEQQLRTACDELTEALGSPTELRPVVQAMVPRGVDTVVRAAIDPAVGAVLSFGLAGAPSELLGDMAHRLVPATDRDVAEQIRSIRTAPLLFGWRGSAPVDTAALEELLLRVSRLVDDHPEIVAVALEPVVVAHRGLAVLDATVRLAPPPARNDLGPRRLPSY
- a CDS encoding HPr family phosphocarrier protein, with protein sequence MAERRVNVGWAEGLHARPASIFVRAATASGVPVTIAKSGGNPVNAASMLAVLGLGAQGGEEIVLASDAEGADVALDRLAKLVAEGLEELPETV
- a CDS encoding GntR family transcriptional regulator, whose product is MRVPAHSVCTAIRADIVSGVLARGSRLAEEQLARRYGVSRVPVREALRTLESEGFVVSRRHVGACVAEPTEQDAADLLEMRVLLEPLGAARAAQRRTDAHLKVLRGLVRLGQERARRRQGEDLRSLGDWFHETLAQASASPGLTSLLTQLRHKTAWMYTVDEPARPAEVWAEHGAIVDAVARGDAERARALTAQHVERWRGVHRLRRADRVRNPQHPVNTAAARD